The window TGGCAGGCCACGACCACGCGGCGATGATGGCGGCACAGGCCAAGGCCCCCACCACCGACGCCGAAATCCGCGAGGCGCGCTTTGCCGGGATCAAGCTTGATGGCCCGGCGATCTACCTCGATGCCGCCACCGGTAACGTGGTGAATTCCGGCGACAAGGACCTTGCCCTTGCCATCGCCCGCCGCTTCACCGGTGCGCCCGACAGCACGGTGACGGGGGGTGCAGCTCGTCACCCGCTTCAGCCACGAATACGACTTCCGCAACAAGCGCCTGCCGGTCTGGCGGGTCGATTACGGCGCGCCGGTCAAGGCCAGCCTGTTCGTCGCTACCGGCACGGGCGTGCTGGTCGACCGGGTAGCGGACGGGGAGAAGCCCGAACGCCTCGTGTTCAGCTTCATCCACAAGTGGAACTTCCTGTTCCCCGTCGGACGCCTCGCGCAGAACGTGATCGTGGGCGTGTTCGCCATAGCCCTCATCGGCTTCATGGCGGTGTTGGGCCTGGGAATGGATCTGCTCCGTCGCCTTCGGGCGCGGCTTCAGGGCCAGAGGCAGGACGAGGACGTTGGCACAACGTAAGTAAAACAGAATGGTCTCCGACCATTCTGATTATGGTGTCGTCTGCTCCTCGTCGTCAGCGAGGAGCAGGCCAATCATATCTCGGTGTTTTCGGCGAGTGCCAGCGCGTCTTCGACGTCGATTCTTAGATAGCGAACCGTGTTCTCGATCTTACTGTGACCGAGAAGAATTTGGACGGCACGCAGATTGCCGGTAGCCCTGTAGATGATCGAAGCCTTGGTTCGCCTAAGGGAGTGGGTGCCATATTCGCTTCGCATCGAGCCAATCCCGGACACCCATTCATCGACAAGCCGGGCGTATTGTCGTGTGCTGAGGTGCCCGGTGCGATCAACACGGCTTGGGAAGACGTAATCGTCCACGCTGCCGCCCCTGCGCTCAAGCCAGGCCAGCAAACTGGCGCGGGCATCCGGCAAAATCTCGAACTGGACAGGACGAGTTGTTTTTTGCTGCATCATGATTGCGCGCGTTCGGGTTGGCCTTCCGTCGACAATGTCGCCGATCTTCATTCGCACAAGGTCGCAGCCGCGCAGTTTGCTGTCTATGGCAAGGTCAAACAGCGCACGATCACGCAAGAGGCCGCGTTCGTTGAGGTAAAATCGGATTTGACATATCTGCCTCGGCTTTAGCGCGCCCTTCGCGCCAACGGTCCTCCCTGCGTTCCAGACTGGGCGCTGACTTTTGGTTGTTTCGTTTTCAGGTGTTTCCATGATCGTTCTCCAGTGACCAAAATGGCCGCCGGAAGGATGTCTGCTGGCCTGAAGATTGAAAATGCTGCGGCATCGATCGACCCAGACCCGGTCATTCTCGGTCGCGATGATCAATGACTGCTTTGCCTAGAGGCTGCAATTCCGGTTTTGAGATCACGAGTAAGCTCTGCTAATGACTGCAGATGGGTGGCTAAGCGAATGCCGGCTTATCTAAGATCTGATGGCGCCGCACCAAAGTCACCCGCTGACCGACGCGCAAGGAAAAGCCGCAATCCACGATCGAGCCGCGCAGTGCCTGCCTTTAAACATCAAGCACGTTTGCCCGCCGCCGTATCAGCGTAACCCGGTCATTGACCACAGCAACGATCAGGGGATCGCCGCAAGCGCAATCCGTTTTCCCGCTGCGGCGCAAGCACAAGGTTGGTGCATATCGAAAAGTGGGCAGCAGCAGTTACAGGTAACGGTGCAAAAGACACATTTGTGCGCAATATGGTGTGCCTATATGGGATGGCTCAAACAACGGGCGGATTGGTGCTGATGCGCGGCCAGTGGCAGGATGCCCGAATTTCTGCGTAACCCGGCGGCGGGAAAAATTGTCGCCGTCCTTGAAATCAGGACATTCAAATGCATAGGGAAAGCGCGTCAGCAGATGACTTGCAGGACGAGGAACTTGTAGCATTTTCATCCGTGCAGCACCCGCACGAGGAATACAGGTTCGCGGCAAACAGCCAGATCTCTGTGATAGCGATGGGGGTATTGAGCGCATTGAGCGCTGTGCTGCTGCTAGCTGGAATCGAGGCGGCGCTTACCTATTCGATCGCGTCGGGCTGGATCGATGCGCCCCCTGGCCCGGAATTCTACGCGTCACTGGTCAAACGATCATGAGCCCCAAGGCTGCCTTGGTAGCGAACACGCCGGCGAGCAACGCGAAATCAATTGCTCTGCTCAAACCATCTGAAAACATGGGATTGCACTCCTGACCGGGAGGCCTTTTCCGACAGTTTTCTTAGAAACCCTTTATCAGACACTCCTAACGCGTTGGTCACCATAGATCGGCGACAATCGAGAGAAATCGCCGAAGTGACGTTGACAGCGACCACAGCCTCCCCCCGAGCCGCTCCCATGGTCGAGCGGCGATATTTTGGCCTGCGCCGCGGCCGCCCGTATTGGGTCAAGCGCGCGCGCCGCCGGAACGCGATCTTTGTCGCAAGCCTGCTTTTCGGCCTCGCTTGGATGGTGTTTTCGGTATGGCTGTCGCTGCCGTGGCTGACGGATCTGGGAAACCTGACCCATCCGTTGCTCGCCCTCGCAGTTCTGACTTTCATCGCGTACCTGCCCGGCTTCATGAACGCGTTTCTTCTGTCCAGTCTGGTGCTGCGGCCGAGCTCGCTCAGAGAGACGCCGATCGAATGGCCGGGCGTGAGCGTGCTCGTCGCGGCTTACAACGAAGAGGCGACGATTGCGGCAACGCTGCAATCGCTCAGCCAACTCGACTACGCCGGGCCGGTCGAAGTCATCGTCATCGATGATGGCTCCCGCGACCGGACATTCGCAATCGCCGAATCCTGCGCAAGTCTCTTTGCAGGCCAGACGCAATTCGGCCTGAAAGTGGTGCGGATGGCGCGCAATGGCGGCAAGGCCGCAGCGCTCAATCACGGGCTGAAAGGGGCCAGCCACGAGCTTATCGTCACGATCGATGCCGATACCCTGCTCGATCCGGACGCCCTAAGATCGGTGGTGGAACACCTTTACGCCGCCCCTCCTCAGACTGCTGCCGTCGCCGGTTCGGTGCTTGTCGCCAACGCCATGGCGACCCTCACGACCAAGGTGCAACAGTGGGACTATTTCCACGGCATCGCCGCGGTGAAGCGGATGCAGGGCATGTTCAATTCCACCCTTGTGGCGCAAGGGGCCTTCTCGCTCTACCGCAAGGCGGCACTTACCGCGGTCGGCGGCTGGCCCGACATGGTGGGCGAAGACATTGTCCTGACCTGGTCATTACTGCGCGAAGGTTACCGGGTCCGCCATGCAGAAGACGCGGTCGCTTGGACTCATGCACCCGAGGGGTTTTCGCAACTTGCCAAGCAAAGGCGCCGCTGGGCGCGCGGAATGATCGAGGCGCTCAACCTGCACAAGAGCCTGCTGCTCAAGCCCAGGATCGGCACCATGTTCATTCACTGGAACCTGCTGTTCATCGCCATCGACGTTGCTTTCACCTTTGCTTTCTTGCCGGGGCTGGTGCTTGCGGCGCTCGGCATCTACTGGCTTGCGGGCCCGATCACGCTGCTCGTGCTGCCGATCGCCGCGCTTTGGAACATCATCATCTATCGCATTCAGTCTCGCATGCTGAAGAAGGAGGGGATCACCTACGCCAAAAGCGCGCTCGGTTTCCTCGTCTACGCGTTCGCTTACACGCTGGTCATGCAACCTGTTTCCGTCTGGGGCTACATGTCGGAATTTTTCGGAAGGAAGAAGCAATGGGGCTGAAGCCCGTCGTCCGCATGGCAGCAACGATCCTTGGCGGAGCACTTTTCTTGCCTGCCGCTGTTCAGGCCCAGCAGGCCGGTGCGGGCACGCCCGCTGTCGGCACGGAAATTACGGTCTCGAACGACAGCGACGAGACGACAGTCACGCGCGTGGCACTCGATCTCGATCTCAGGAACGATGGCGACGCGAAGCGTATCGGCGTTCGGCTCGAGAACGTCTGGTATGAACTGCTCGGCGCGTCCGCCGAGCAACGCCAGCGCGTGTTTCTCCAAGCCGGCGACACCGCTGGGAAATGGACTTGGGCGGCGCGTGTCGGGACGGACGGGGACAACCTGATCGGTTCGGCTTCGGTTTACGACGACTCCCGCTTCCGCAAGGAGCTGTTTGTCGAGCGCGACATCGTCGAGACTCCGCTTGGTCTCCAGAGGCACCTCTATTCGACTTTCGGCGGTGCCGCGATCGACCTGCCCCTGAACGACCGCAACACCCTGACCGTGCTCGGCGGGTTTCAGGAGTTTTCAGGCGACAACGAACGGCTCCACCTGCGGGCCAACTACGTCTACGTGGTAAGCCCCGAAGCGGGTGTCAGCGCGCAACTGCGAGGCCGATATTTCCACAATACCGTGCCGCGGGAGTTTGACTACTTCTCGCCGCGCGACTTCGTGCAGGCCCTGCCGGTGCTTCAGGTGCGCCGCTTCGTGAGCGGATGGCAACTGCTGGCGGTCGGCGGAATCGGTGCACAGCGCTTCACCGCATCGCCATGGCAGCAGGCGAACTATGCCGAATTGTCTGCAAGAAGCCCGCAGCGCGGCCCCTGGAGGGCCGGAGCACAGCTGGTCTACAGCAACACCCCGGGCAACAACGCCTTGCAGAGCACCGACTACACTTACATTCAGGGACGCGTCACCTTAAGCCGAACCTTCTGATTTGCGGACTCAACTTTTTAGGATCCGCTTACGCAGACGCAAAGCTAGCGGAGAGCTGACACGCCCAGCGTACGCGCGGCACCGCTGATCGAGCCGGATAGGCAGACTTGGAAAGAGACGATGAGCGCGCGCGGGTCCAGCCCAGCGGACAGGTCGCTGGTCGCTGGAAAGGCTCGAAGTCGTCATGATGAGTTTTTGGTGCACAAAGGGCCGCGCCGCAAAGGTGGACTTCTGCGGGGATATCGAATTGCCCATGGTTGCCAGCCTGAAGGGCGAATTGTGCAACCATAACGAGCGAACTTGGCGAGCAGACCTGGATCGTTTAAGCTATCGACGCTGGAAAGAGGCGACCAATCCGCCAACACCTTGCTTTCGGTCGCAATTCTTCCGTGCCTGAGCAATTTTTGATTTGCCGATTTCGCTAAAAGCAGCCGTTTGGATTGGACTTGGGGAATGGCGGCTCGGTCCCACCACGCGGCGTTCACTTCGGCAACAGGCGACGAAGTCAGATGATTTCACACATATGGCACTGGAATACATGCTTTACCCCAAACCTGCCGCTGATGGATAAGTCAGTATTTGGGGCGATGGGCACCTACAAATCGGGCGAGATTAACAGCGAAACTGTAGCGAAGTTTAACTTCTTTCCGCCTTTGAGACGTTGTCTAAGCTGTCCTCCAGCATCACAAGCACGGGTACTTCCTTTTCTTCGCGCGCTGCCTCAAGCCAGAACTCTGCAATCCATATTCCCCAAGGAACATATATCAGAATTGCTGCAGCAATCGTGGTAAATATGCACGACAACAAGAAGCCTAACCCGCGGCCTATAGCAAAGCCCACGAAACCACTGACAATGCCAGGAAGCAGTCCTATCATGACGGTCTCTTTCGACGGATCATTCCTGCTTAATCTCGCTTCCGATGCCCTGCTGCCATTAAAGGGGCAACAACATCACCTATCCCCAGCAAGGGATGAGTTCGGATGAGTGATGGGCAGTCGTCAAGGGCGTAGATGTCATCCTTCACGCAAGGGCGCACATGTTTTGGCCTGCCAGTCATCGCGCATTCCCCGCCAAAAAACGACTAATCTGTCTCCCCCAACTCTCGGACCTGTTCGAGCCATGTGTGCCATGCTCCGCGAACGACACCAAATGTCAGCAGCAGTCGCTCACCTTGCGCCGGTTAACGACAGCTTAGTCTCATATCCTGCCATTCAGACTTGCTGGTCTACTGCGCAGCGCGATTCCGGGGTCCAAGTTTCCAAGCTGCGATTTCCTCGTCGAGTTGGGGGCTGGGCTCTAGCTGAAAAGTCCGAAACATAGGCACACCGAACGCGACAGGTCGCAATGATATCATTCTGATTTGAGACCCGAAAACGGCGAAAATGGGTGTGGTAGCTTCTTAATCAAATCCGACCGCCCAATAAGATTCGACGAATTTGGCGCTAAACCACTGAAAAGGCTTAACAACTCTGTCAAGTTCAGCCATCCGAATCTGATCGACGATTCCCAACTTTGAATCCGATCCGGACTGTCCCAAGTTTTCCACATGCATTCAGCGATTTTGGGGTGTCGGTTGGGGGCCAGAGAAAACTGGAGAGCCAATATTACGCTTTGATCTCAATTCAATAAGCCAATGTTTGGCTTCCCTTAACCCCCTCCAGTCGCCGCGCTTTTGTCGTGGTGATCAGCAGCCCAGCCGATCTGCCAGTTCGATAATGCTGTCCGCGCGCCATTCCCATGCCTGTTCGTGGTGCGCGTCGGGGGCGGGGGCGCCGCCGTATTCCTGCGGGCGGTCGACATAGGCGCATTGCAGACCGGTAGCACGCGCGGCGGCGAGATCGCCGTGGTGCGCGGCGACGAGGCATAAGTCGTGCGGTGCAATTGCGAGCAGTTCGGCGGTGCGCAGATAGGCGCGCCGGTCGGGCTTGTAGAACCCGCTGACCTCCGCGCCG is drawn from Erythrobacter neustonensis and contains these coding sequences:
- a CDS encoding glycosyltransferase, which produces MVERRYFGLRRGRPYWVKRARRRNAIFVASLLFGLAWMVFSVWLSLPWLTDLGNLTHPLLALAVLTFIAYLPGFMNAFLLSSLVLRPSSLRETPIEWPGVSVLVAAYNEEATIAATLQSLSQLDYAGPVEVIVIDDGSRDRTFAIAESCASLFAGQTQFGLKVVRMARNGGKAAALNHGLKGASHELIVTIDADTLLDPDALRSVVEHLYAAPPQTAAVAGSVLVANAMATLTTKVQQWDYFHGIAAVKRMQGMFNSTLVAQGAFSLYRKAALTAVGGWPDMVGEDIVLTWSLLREGYRVRHAEDAVAWTHAPEGFSQLAKQRRRWARGMIEALNLHKSLLLKPRIGTMFIHWNLLFIAIDVAFTFAFLPGLVLAALGIYWLAGPITLLVLPIAALWNIIIYRIQSRMLKKEGITYAKSALGFLVYAFAYTLVMQPVSVWGYMSEFFGRKKQWG
- a CDS encoding tyrosine-type recombinase/integrase — protein: METPENETTKSQRPVWNAGRTVGAKGALKPRQICQIRFYLNERGLLRDRALFDLAIDSKLRGCDLVRMKIGDIVDGRPTRTRAIMMQQKTTRPVQFEILPDARASLLAWLERRGGSVDDYVFPSRVDRTGHLSTRQYARLVDEWVSGIGSMRSEYGTHSLRRTKASIIYRATGNLRAVQILLGHSKIENTVRYLRIDVEDALALAENTEI